The Terriglobus tenax genome contains a region encoding:
- the hisD gene encoding histidinol dehydrogenase — MKLIRTFGKSAAEATSMIEQIAARGATSTATVAPAVKKIVADVKRKGDKALRAYAEQFDGLTPGQDILVDPAEMEAAWNALPKALKAAMKEAAANIHAFAEAQMPEDWIIEPASGVRTGQIIRPLDAVGCYVPGGRYPLPSTVLMTTLPAQVAGVERIVVCSPNPAQETLAAAHLCGVTEFYRVGGAQAIAMLAYGTESTPPVTRIVGPGNLYVTAAKQLVSQDCGIDMPAGPTEIVVTSDLGDPLGIATDLVAQAEHDPETLAIFITTNEPLGKEVLKQVKLLAKKNKLAKQSLEARGAIFVCEHPREAQALTNMLAPEHLTVDHPDDLQWVRNAGSVFIGPHSPQSMGDYVSGPNHVLPTGRTGRLRGGLSVMDFLKLITVQQYTAKGLAKLGPHAIALAEAEGLVGHAESVRARLNP; from the coding sequence ATGAAACTGATCCGCACCTTCGGCAAATCGGCAGCAGAGGCCACCTCGATGATCGAGCAGATCGCCGCGCGTGGCGCCACCTCCACGGCTACCGTTGCGCCTGCCGTCAAAAAGATCGTCGCCGACGTGAAGCGCAAGGGCGACAAAGCCCTGCGCGCCTACGCCGAGCAGTTTGACGGCCTCACGCCCGGGCAGGACATTCTCGTCGATCCCGCCGAGATGGAAGCCGCGTGGAACGCTCTGCCTAAGGCGCTGAAGGCCGCGATGAAAGAGGCCGCAGCCAACATCCACGCCTTTGCCGAGGCGCAAATGCCGGAGGACTGGATCATTGAGCCGGCCAGCGGCGTGCGCACCGGGCAGATCATTCGTCCGCTGGATGCCGTGGGTTGCTATGTTCCGGGGGGCCGCTATCCGCTGCCATCGACCGTGCTGATGACCACACTGCCCGCGCAGGTTGCGGGTGTGGAACGCATCGTCGTCTGCAGCCCCAACCCGGCGCAGGAGACGCTGGCCGCGGCGCACCTCTGCGGCGTGACCGAGTTCTATCGCGTGGGCGGAGCACAGGCCATCGCCATGCTTGCCTACGGCACAGAAAGCACTCCGCCGGTCACGCGCATCGTCGGACCGGGCAATCTGTACGTTACCGCAGCCAAGCAGCTTGTCTCGCAGGATTGCGGCATCGACATGCCCGCCGGGCCAACGGAGATCGTCGTCACCAGCGACCTCGGCGATCCGCTTGGCATCGCGACCGACCTGGTCGCACAGGCTGAGCATGACCCCGAGACGCTGGCCATCTTCATTACGACCAACGAGCCGCTGGGCAAAGAGGTATTGAAGCAGGTAAAGCTGCTGGCAAAGAAGAACAAGCTGGCCAAGCAGAGCCTGGAAGCGCGTGGCGCGATCTTTGTCTGCGAGCACCCGCGTGAAGCGCAGGCGCTGACCAACATGCTGGCGCCCGAACATCTGACGGTCGACCATCCGGACGATCTGCAATGGGTGCGCAATGCCGGCTCGGTCTTCATCGGTCCGCATTCGCCGCAGTCGATGGGCGACTACGTCTCCGGGCCGAACCATGTGCTGCCGACCGGACGCACCGGACGTTTGCGTGGCGGGCTGAGTGTGATGGACTTCCTGAAGCTGATCACCGTGCAGCAGTACACGGCCAAGGGACTGGCAAAGCTCGGGCCCCATGCCATTGCACTGGCTGAGGCCGAAGGTCTTGTCGGCCACGCGGAATCGGTCCGGGCGAGGTTAAATCCATGA
- the hisG gene encoding ATP phosphoribosyltransferase produces the protein MAKKLKLGIPKGSLQDATIALFQKAGWDIYPSGRSYFPTINDTEIECMLVRAQEMARYVEHGALDAGLTGNDWILENLSDVERVTSLTYSKQSRQRVKWVLAVPEDSPFQKPEDLEGKIIATELVEYTKRYFAEKGINVKVEFSWGATEVKPPTLADAIVEVTETGSSLRANRLRIIETLMESETQFIANKSAWADDWKREKIQNISLMLNGAMAAHTQVGLMLNVSSANLQAVLDVLPALNSPTISQLSNSDWVAVNTILDESTVREVIPKLKAAGGTGIVEYPLSKVVL, from the coding sequence ATGGCGAAGAAACTGAAGCTCGGAATCCCCAAAGGCAGCCTGCAGGACGCCACCATCGCTCTGTTCCAGAAAGCCGGATGGGACATCTATCCCTCGGGCCGTTCGTACTTCCCCACCATCAACGACACCGAGATTGAGTGCATGCTCGTCCGCGCGCAGGAGATGGCCCGTTACGTCGAGCACGGCGCTCTGGACGCCGGTCTGACCGGCAATGACTGGATCCTCGAGAACCTGTCGGACGTCGAGCGCGTCACCTCGCTCACCTACTCCAAGCAGAGCCGCCAGAGGGTGAAGTGGGTGCTCGCCGTTCCTGAAGACTCCCCCTTCCAGAAGCCCGAAGACCTGGAAGGCAAGATCATCGCCACCGAACTCGTCGAGTACACCAAGCGTTACTTCGCCGAGAAGGGCATCAACGTCAAGGTGGAGTTCAGCTGGGGTGCGACCGAGGTAAAGCCGCCGACACTGGCCGACGCCATTGTCGAAGTGACCGAGACCGGCTCTTCGCTCCGCGCCAACCGCCTGCGCATCATTGAGACGTTAATGGAGAGCGAGACCCAGTTCATCGCCAACAAGAGCGCCTGGGCCGACGACTGGAAGCGCGAGAAGATCCAGAACATCTCGCTGATGCTGAATGGTGCGATGGCAGCGCACACGCAGGTGGGCCTGATGCTGAATGTATCGAGCGCCAACCTGCAGGCCGTGCTCGACGTACTGCCCGCGCTCAACTCGCCCACCATCTCGCAGCTCTCAAACTCGGACTGGGTCGCCGTCAACACCATCCTCGATGAGTCGACCGTGCGCGAAGTGATTCCCAAGCTGAAGGCCGCTGGCGGCACCGGCATCGTGGAGTATCCGCTGAGCAAGGTGGTCCTCTAA
- the hisI gene encoding phosphoribosyl-AMP cyclohydrolase: MAEPIQLDFAKENGLVPGIVQDANTGQVLMLGFLNETSYQKTLESGFVTFWSRTRQKLWMKGETSGNRLRIVSMSTDCDNDALLFKVTVDGDGLVCHEGTVSCFTKTIEEKK; this comes from the coding sequence ATGGCAGAACCTATCCAACTCGACTTCGCAAAAGAAAACGGCCTCGTCCCCGGCATTGTGCAGGACGCCAACACCGGCCAGGTCCTCATGCTCGGCTTCCTGAACGAAACCAGCTATCAGAAAACACTGGAATCCGGCTTTGTCACCTTCTGGTCGCGCACACGCCAGAAGCTGTGGATGAAGGGCGAGACCAGCGGCAACCGCCTGCGCATCGTCAGCATGTCCACCGACTGCGACAACGACGCGCTGCTGTTCAAAGTGACCGTCGACGGTGACGGCCTGGTTTGCCACGAGGGAACGGTGAGCTGCTTCACCAAAACGATTGAGGAGAAGAAGTAA
- the hxlA gene encoding 3-hexulose-6-phosphate synthase — protein MKLQVAIDLLSTADALTLLNKVADSVDIIELGTPLIKQQGLSVVTNVKAAYPDKLVFADMKTMDAGELEANLAFAAGADIVTVLASAADSTIAGAVKSGKAHGKAVVADMIGVADKATRLKELKELGVSWVELHAGLDEQAQAGYSIDNLLAAGRDASIPFSVAGGINLDRIGAVEKAGATIAVAGAAIYGAADPAAAAKALRAKIEKLG, from the coding sequence ATGAAACTGCAGGTTGCTATCGATCTTCTCTCCACCGCCGACGCGCTCACGCTGCTGAACAAGGTTGCCGACTCGGTCGACATCATCGAGCTGGGCACGCCGCTGATCAAGCAGCAGGGGCTGAGCGTTGTGACCAACGTGAAGGCCGCCTACCCGGACAAGCTGGTCTTTGCCGACATGAAGACCATGGACGCGGGCGAGCTGGAAGCCAACCTGGCCTTCGCCGCCGGTGCCGACATTGTCACTGTCCTCGCCTCCGCGGCGGACAGCACCATCGCGGGCGCGGTGAAGTCCGGCAAGGCGCATGGCAAAGCTGTTGTGGCCGACATGATCGGCGTCGCCGACAAGGCCACTCGCCTGAAGGAACTGAAGGAGCTTGGCGTGAGTTGGGTCGAGCTGCACGCCGGTCTGGACGAGCAGGCGCAGGCAGGCTACTCCATCGACAACCTGCTGGCCGCCGGCCGCGATGCGTCGATTCCCTTCTCGGTCGCCGGAGGCATCAACCTGGACCGGATCGGCGCGGTTGAAAAGGCCGGTGCAACGATTGCGGTTGCGGGCGCAGCTATCTACGGCGCGGCTGACCCGGCTGCGGCAGCCAAGGCTCTGCGCGCGAAGATCGAAAAACTGGGATAA
- the hxlB gene encoding 6-phospho-3-hexuloisomerase translates to MQAAATASASFASLQNTILAEVQQTLSTIREEQIEQATQMILAARRVFLTGAGRSGLALRMAAMRLMHLGLTVHFAGEVTAPAIATGDLLIVASGSGTTASAVHAAEVARKNNAQVLCYTTSPESPLARLAQGVIVIPAQTKQDHAGVRSAQYSGALFEQSVLLASDAIFQMLWQASGKSAEDLWSRHANLE, encoded by the coding sequence ATGCAAGCCGCAGCAACCGCTTCCGCCAGCTTCGCCTCCCTTCAGAACACGATTCTTGCCGAGGTCCAGCAGACACTCTCGACCATCCGCGAAGAGCAGATCGAACAAGCGACGCAGATGATCCTTGCCGCACGGCGCGTCTTCCTCACCGGAGCAGGCCGCAGCGGGCTTGCGCTGCGCATGGCGGCGATGCGGCTGATGCACCTTGGCCTGACCGTTCACTTTGCGGGCGAGGTCACAGCCCCGGCCATTGCGACAGGCGACCTGCTGATCGTCGCCTCCGGTTCCGGCACCACGGCCAGCGCCGTGCATGCAGCCGAGGTCGCACGAAAGAACAACGCGCAGGTGCTTTGCTACACCACCAGCCCGGAGTCTCCCCTGGCCCGTCTCGCACAGGGGGTCATCGTCATTCCCGCGCAGACCAAGCAGGATCACGCCGGGGTGCGCTCCGCGCAATACTCCGGCGCGCTGTTTGAGCAGAGCGTTCTGCTCGCCTCCGACGCTATTTTTCAAATGCTGTGGCAGGCCTCCGGCAAGAGCGCCGAAGATCTGTGGTCGCGCCACGCCAATCTCGAATAA
- a CDS encoding LysR family transcriptional regulator, producing MIIRNFEYLLALNQERHFARAAAACQVSQPTLSSGIKQLEEDMDVLIVKRGQRFEGFTEEGARVLLLAQQMLEDCQRLKQELRDLRGPGLQGPFRIGMSPSTAAVVSVLSVSFAEQFPLLQISSTTASCEELMQQLRQGELDIALTHLEPALHEGLETHALYDERLFLLTSDKAHKERVSWEQAAASPLCLLRGAIPAPAQTRLEHAPKLMVTDAVPMVAAHLATKKWATVLPQSLVSQVATAQTVAIPLSPPDNRINIGFVTQKKAALPPAIHAMMELAHTPEMVTAIRALLAAHRAFRAKPTR from the coding sequence GTGATCATCCGTAACTTCGAGTACCTGCTCGCGCTGAACCAGGAACGCCACTTTGCCCGCGCCGCCGCGGCCTGCCAGGTCTCGCAACCCACGCTTTCCTCCGGCATCAAGCAGTTGGAAGAAGACATGGACGTGCTGATCGTCAAACGCGGCCAGCGTTTCGAAGGCTTTACCGAGGAGGGCGCACGTGTCCTGCTGCTGGCCCAGCAGATGCTGGAAGACTGCCAGCGGCTGAAGCAGGAACTGCGAGACCTGCGCGGCCCGGGCTTGCAGGGTCCCTTCCGCATCGGCATGTCGCCGTCGACAGCGGCGGTCGTCTCTGTTTTGAGCGTGAGCTTCGCCGAGCAGTTCCCGTTGCTACAGATCTCCAGCACCACGGCGTCGTGTGAAGAGCTGATGCAGCAACTTCGGCAAGGCGAACTGGACATTGCACTGACGCACCTGGAACCCGCTCTTCATGAAGGGCTGGAGACCCATGCACTGTACGACGAGCGGCTCTTTCTGCTGACCAGCGACAAGGCGCACAAGGAACGCGTGAGTTGGGAGCAGGCAGCCGCCTCCCCCCTGTGCCTGCTGCGGGGGGCTATTCCAGCACCAGCGCAGACGCGGCTGGAACACGCACCGAAGCTGATGGTGACCGATGCCGTCCCGATGGTGGCTGCTCACCTTGCCACAAAGAAGTGGGCCACCGTGCTGCCGCAATCGCTGGTGTCACAGGTGGCGACAGCGCAGACAGTGGCGATCCCTCTGAGCCCGCCGGACAACCGCATCAACATCGGTTTTGTGACACAGAAGAAAGCAGCACTGCCGCCCGCCATCCACGCCATGATGGAGCTGGCGCATACGCCGGAGATGGTTACGGCTATCCGTGCGCTGCTGGCCGCGCATCGCGCCTTCCGCGCAAAGCCCACTCGATAG
- a CDS encoding ComEA family DNA-binding protein, whose amino-acid sequence MLKLRRLALALALVPVLLAPSFTTAQAAKAKPLAAKADASMLIDINTASADQLKAIPGIGDAYSKKIIDGRPYANKTQLVSKKILPQGVYDKVKDKIVAKQK is encoded by the coding sequence ATGCTGAAGCTTCGTCGTCTTGCCCTTGCTCTGGCGCTCGTTCCTGTTTTGCTGGCGCCTTCGTTTACCACCGCCCAGGCTGCAAAAGCCAAGCCTCTTGCTGCAAAAGCCGATGCTTCCATGTTGATTGACATCAACACTGCCTCGGCAGATCAGTTGAAAGCTATTCCCGGCATTGGCGATGCCTACTCAAAGAAGATCATTGACGGACGTCCCTATGCCAACAAGACGCAGCTGGTCAGCAAGAAAATCCTGCCGCAGGGTGTTTACGACAAAGTAAAGGACAAGATCGTCGCCAAGCAAAAGTAG
- a CDS encoding ComEA family DNA-binding protein gives MISPRKLVPYLFAFLLAGLVSLTDAILPPVQAQQTIAEKIEADKTKLDLNTATVAELKSLGLGDNYIKRIIDGRPYTAKNQLVSRGVLPQAAYEPIKERVIAHRPKKQ, from the coding sequence ATGATCTCTCCTCGCAAACTCGTGCCCTATCTTTTTGCCTTCCTGCTGGCCGGTCTTGTCTCTTTGACCGATGCCATTCTTCCTCCTGTGCAGGCGCAGCAGACCATCGCCGAAAAGATTGAGGCGGATAAGACCAAGCTGGACCTGAACACCGCGACAGTTGCGGAACTCAAGTCCCTGGGGCTGGGCGACAACTACATCAAGCGCATTATTGATGGCCGGCCCTATACGGCGAAGAACCAGCTTGTCAGTCGTGGAGTCCTGCCGCAGGCGGCGTACGAACCCATCAAGGAGCGCGTGATCGCGCACCGGCCCAAGAAGCAATAA
- a CDS encoding PP2C family protein-serine/threonine phosphatase, whose product MQTSNPLRPRHRPAVAQYIVLALVAAMALGQWGTSAYRMVRGMFGGERGIRAPFSLNNGVISGMNPFAHNAGLQTGDRLLAVNGQVVTGEAVLLKELAHSHLGDTISVDVEHPGGQRQTVTWKLSIPQRRRGGGRPGGWISPLLLVVILPLAFLLVGLWVVLAKPHDVSAWLVLGILPYFEALLSPAYPQWDWTAWYASYWNQTAQMAMPICLMWFGVLFPERATLDRRMPWVKWVFGLSLLALLPFDLLHSYARLWNLEMERTLAPWMRTVDTLESILSVLCITYFFVLFSHKIFAEKVGADAGRRLRLLFWGAAIGLLPFGAMVVYTLITGEDFSEAFPQWLSFGMVFVLAIFPLSLAYALVVQRAMEVRLLLRQGTKYAFARYTLFGVRGLIAALFAWRLSLFTTYPESYRRVVDYVWIAALMGLFFAFRFVLSKKLEGDIDRRFFREAYSTEQVLSELSEEARNFTETGPLLSTITQRISDTLHVDRMAVFLRAGDVFRLQTAMGVDLTSPVLLPAQSATMTTLSREKRPAALRIDDSTEWLLEASETERAALSEFHTELLVPLPGRGRLIGVMALGPKRSEEPYSRNDRRLLETVASQTGLALENAELLKSLAQEAAQRERVTRDIEIAREVQERLFPQSYPVFEGIDVAGYCRPAQEIGGDYYDVMEVERETSDGSAPRRLLGLAIGDVSGKGISAALLMASLRASLRGLTLVGPSDLGEMMRHINKLVFEGSTANRYATFFYAEYDPATRRLCYANGGHNPPVVLRGEQVIELEVTGMAIGLVEEEDYEQRDIYLQPGDILVLFTDGISEAMDRDDEEWGEARMVAAAQQERSRGARTAEGMLRALYRRADEYVSGAPQHDDMTMVVMRIS is encoded by the coding sequence ATGCAGACTTCTAATCCATTGCGGCCCAGGCACCGCCCCGCGGTCGCGCAATACATTGTGCTGGCCCTGGTCGCCGCCATGGCGTTGGGGCAATGGGGTACCTCGGCATACCGCATGGTGCGCGGCATGTTCGGTGGCGAGCGCGGCATCCGTGCCCCTTTCAGCCTGAACAACGGCGTCATCTCCGGCATGAATCCCTTCGCGCATAACGCGGGATTGCAGACTGGCGACCGTCTGCTCGCGGTGAATGGACAGGTCGTCACCGGAGAGGCCGTCCTTCTGAAGGAACTGGCCCACTCCCACCTGGGAGACACCATCAGCGTCGACGTCGAGCATCCCGGCGGCCAGCGCCAGACCGTCACCTGGAAGCTGTCCATTCCGCAGCGTCGCCGCGGCGGCGGCCGTCCCGGGGGATGGATCAGCCCCTTGCTGCTGGTCGTCATCCTGCCGCTGGCCTTCCTGCTGGTGGGGCTGTGGGTGGTACTGGCCAAGCCGCACGACGTAAGCGCGTGGCTGGTGCTGGGCATTCTGCCGTACTTTGAGGCGCTGCTCTCGCCCGCCTATCCGCAATGGGACTGGACGGCCTGGTATGCCTCCTACTGGAACCAGACCGCGCAAATGGCCATGCCCATCTGCCTGATGTGGTTCGGTGTCCTGTTCCCGGAGCGCGCCACTCTGGACAGGCGCATGCCGTGGGTCAAGTGGGTCTTCGGCCTGTCGCTGCTCGCGCTTCTCCCTTTCGATCTGCTGCACAGCTACGCCCGTCTGTGGAACCTGGAGATGGAGCGCACTCTGGCGCCATGGATGCGCACGGTCGACACGCTGGAAAGCATTCTCAGCGTGCTGTGCATCACCTACTTCTTCGTCTTGTTCAGTCACAAGATCTTCGCCGAGAAGGTGGGCGCCGACGCCGGCCGCCGCCTGCGGCTGCTCTTCTGGGGCGCGGCCATCGGCCTTCTCCCCTTCGGGGCCATGGTGGTCTACACGCTCATCACGGGAGAGGACTTCAGCGAGGCCTTCCCGCAGTGGCTCAGCTTCGGCATGGTCTTTGTGCTGGCCATCTTCCCGCTCTCCCTGGCCTATGCACTGGTGGTCCAGCGCGCCATGGAAGTTCGCCTTCTGCTGCGCCAGGGCACCAAGTACGCCTTCGCGCGCTATACGCTCTTCGGTGTGCGGGGTCTCATCGCCGCTCTCTTCGCATGGCGGTTATCGCTCTTCACCACCTACCCCGAGAGCTATCGCCGCGTGGTGGACTACGTCTGGATCGCCGCGTTGATGGGCCTATTCTTCGCCTTCCGTTTTGTGCTGTCAAAAAAACTGGAAGGCGATATCGACCGGCGCTTCTTCCGCGAAGCCTATTCCACCGAACAGGTATTGAGCGAGCTATCCGAAGAGGCACGTAACTTTACCGAGACCGGCCCCCTTCTCAGCACCATTACCCAGCGCATTAGCGACACGCTGCATGTGGACCGCATGGCGGTCTTCCTGCGTGCCGGCGATGTTTTCCGGCTGCAGACAGCCATGGGGGTCGATCTCACCTCGCCGGTGCTTCTGCCCGCACAGTCGGCCACCATGACCACGCTCTCGCGCGAGAAACGCCCTGCCGCCCTGCGCATTGACGACAGTACGGAGTGGTTGCTGGAGGCCAGCGAAACCGAGCGTGCCGCGCTCAGCGAATTCCACACCGAGCTGCTGGTGCCGCTGCCCGGCCGCGGACGCCTGATCGGCGTCATGGCCCTTGGCCCAAAGCGCAGCGAGGAGCCCTACTCCCGCAACGACCGCCGCCTGCTGGAGACCGTCGCCTCGCAGACCGGGCTGGCGCTGGAGAACGCCGAGCTGCTGAAGTCGCTCGCACAGGAAGCGGCCCAGCGCGAGCGCGTCACCCGCGACATCGAGATCGCCCGCGAGGTGCAGGAGCGGCTCTTCCCGCAGAGCTATCCGGTGTTCGAAGGCATTGACGTCGCCGGCTACTGCCGCCCGGCACAGGAGATTGGCGGCGACTACTACGACGTGATGGAGGTGGAACGCGAAACCTCTGACGGCAGCGCTCCCCGCCGCCTGCTGGGCCTTGCCATCGGAGACGTCTCCGGCAAGGGCATCTCCGCCGCACTGCTGATGGCCAGTCTTCGCGCCAGCCTGCGCGGACTGACGCTGGTGGGTCCGTCCGATCTGGGCGAGATGATGCGCCACATTAACAAGCTGGTCTTCGAGGGCAGCACGGCCAATCGCTACGCCACCTTTTTCTATGCGGAGTATGACCCTGCCACGCGCCGCCTTTGCTACGCCAACGGAGGCCACAACCCGCCGGTGGTCCTGCGCGGCGAACAGGTCATCGAACTGGAAGTCACCGGTATGGCCATTGGACTTGTGGAAGAAGAGGACTACGAACAGCGGGACATCTACCTGCAACCCGGCGACATCCTCGTCCTCTTCACCGACGGCATCTCCGAGGCAATGGATCGCGACGACGAGGAGTGGGGCGAGGCCCGCATGGTCGCCGCCGCGCAGCAGGAGCGCTCTCGCGGGGCGCGGACCGCGGAAGGTATGCTGCGTGCCCTCTATCGCCGCGCAGATGAGTATGTCAGCGGAGCTCCCCAGCATGACGACATGACCATGGTTGTCATGCGCATCAGCTAA
- a CDS encoding LssY C-terminal domain-containing protein, whose translation MANILKNMACLMALCCPAVAQQGGGTQRVVSIPSMRAAAGQQSMPQRKSSYSFTLKETSWLDTGVTLAAGEQIKLSAKGSFQLADGRKADPAGVDRGWRDLLASFPANSAPVGALIGRISDMGASLPFLVGTDDTVTAPTTGRLYLGVNLPGSISATGSFTVKLEFPKQAAVAPRTAATPLPEVSTLVSPETFAGIPRRVGDQQGNEGDMVNFALVGTRGQVEQAFKAAGWVPVDQSVDAAIVHGILSTLSREAYLEMPMSTLYLFGRPQDMSYARGEAIRVVAVRHHLRVWNSGQTVNGVPLWVGSATHDNGFEKDQRNGQVTHHIDPEIDEERKFILDSFDAAGAFTSAAYVLPDDPFASGKTATGGEFHSDGRVLVMMLK comes from the coding sequence ATGGCGAACATTCTGAAGAACATGGCATGCTTGATGGCGCTCTGCTGCCCGGCAGTGGCGCAGCAGGGCGGGGGTACGCAGCGCGTCGTCTCCATTCCCAGCATGCGGGCGGCCGCGGGCCAGCAAAGTATGCCGCAGCGCAAATCCTCCTACAGCTTCACCCTCAAAGAGACATCGTGGCTGGATACCGGTGTGACTCTCGCCGCCGGAGAACAGATCAAACTCAGCGCCAAGGGCAGCTTCCAGCTTGCGGATGGACGCAAAGCTGACCCCGCAGGTGTGGATCGAGGCTGGCGCGACCTGCTGGCCAGCTTCCCGGCGAACTCCGCGCCGGTGGGAGCACTGATTGGCCGCATCAGCGATATGGGGGCTTCGCTTCCCTTCCTGGTCGGCACAGACGATACGGTCACAGCCCCGACCACGGGCCGTCTATACCTGGGCGTGAACCTGCCCGGCAGCATCAGCGCCACCGGCAGCTTCACGGTCAAACTGGAGTTCCCCAAGCAGGCCGCTGTTGCGCCCAGGACCGCCGCTACTCCCTTACCGGAGGTCAGTACCCTTGTCTCGCCCGAAACCTTTGCCGGGATTCCGCGCCGCGTGGGCGACCAGCAGGGCAACGAAGGCGACATGGTGAACTTTGCGCTGGTGGGCACGCGCGGCCAGGTGGAGCAGGCCTTCAAGGCCGCCGGCTGGGTGCCGGTGGACCAGTCAGTGGATGCGGCCATTGTGCACGGCATCCTCTCCACGCTCTCACGCGAGGCCTACCTGGAGATGCCGATGAGCACGCTGTACCTCTTTGGCCGTCCGCAGGATATGTCCTACGCGCGCGGAGAGGCGATTCGCGTGGTGGCTGTGCGGCACCACCTGCGCGTGTGGAACAGCGGGCAAACCGTGAATGGAGTGCCGCTCTGGGTCGGCTCCGCCACGCATGACAACGGTTTTGAGAAAGACCAGCGCAACGGCCAGGTGACCCACCACATCGATCCGGAGATCGACGAGGAACGCAAATTCATCCTGGATAGTTTCGATGCGGCGGGAGCGTTTACTTCCGCGGCGTATGTGCTGCCGGATGATCCGTTCGCCAGCGGTAAGACAGCGACCGGAGGCGAGTTCCATTCCGATGGGCGGGTGCTGGTCATGATGCTGAAGTAG
- a CDS encoding DUF4397 domain-containing protein — protein sequence MKPDVAQFFKRVVAATALAAATLGFGGCQSVTGSTSSSQIRFIDASIDAGGMDMYMGTTAVAYNLGFGTITSYIPVTPATYTINVDSAGTRQVLASARATLANNKQYTVLVGNMVASLGATVLTDQSQPAPSGQVSLRFLDQSTATGAVDIYLVPSGTAVTAVTALQSGISFGTNTGYLNVPVGTYTLYIVSNGTALTATTTTLYTGAATTYPQGSARTIVLLDRQLVTTPALNVITANDYDSATATQ from the coding sequence ATGAAACCAGACGTTGCACAGTTCTTTAAGCGTGTCGTCGCCGCGACCGCTCTGGCCGCCGCGACGCTTGGTTTCGGTGGTTGCCAGAGTGTCACCGGCAGTACCTCCAGCTCCCAGATCCGCTTTATCGATGCCTCCATCGATGCGGGTGGCATGGACATGTACATGGGGACCACCGCCGTAGCCTATAACCTCGGCTTCGGCACCATTACCTCTTACATTCCCGTTACCCCTGCTACCTACACCATCAACGTCGATTCGGCAGGAACCCGGCAGGTGCTGGCTTCGGCCAGGGCAACGCTAGCCAACAATAAGCAGTACACCGTTCTTGTCGGCAATATGGTCGCCAGCCTGGGAGCAACAGTCCTTACGGATCAGTCTCAGCCCGCGCCCTCCGGGCAGGTTTCGCTGCGCTTCCTTGACCAGTCCACGGCGACCGGCGCAGTCGATATCTACCTGGTCCCTTCCGGAACCGCCGTCACGGCTGTAACGGCTTTGCAATCGGGCATCAGCTTCGGAACCAATACCGGCTACCTCAATGTCCCGGTAGGCACGTACACGCTTTATATCGTCAGCAACGGAACGGCACTGACTGCCACCACGACGACGCTGTATACGGGAGCCGCTACCACCTATCCGCAAGGTTCGGCCCGCACCATCGTTCTGCTGGATCGTCAGCTCGTGACCACTCCCGCGCTGAACGTCATTACCGCCAACGATTACGATTCCGCGACCGCCACTCAGTAG